In Antechinus flavipes isolate AdamAnt ecotype Samford, QLD, Australia chromosome 3, AdamAnt_v2, whole genome shotgun sequence, a genomic segment contains:
- the LOC127556999 gene encoding small cysteine and glycine repeat-containing protein 8-like encodes MGCCGCGGCGGCGGCGGCGGCGCGGCGGCGGCGCGGCGCGGCGGCGCGGCGGCGNCCCTTCTCRRVGCCSGCCPCCCGCCGGCCSPTVVCCRRTCCCGGCGCGCGCGCGKGCGCGKGCCQQKCCCQQKCCCKKQCCC; translated from the coding sequence ATGGGTTGCTGTGGTTGTGGAGGCTGTGGCGGCTGTGGCGGCTGTGGTGGCTGTGGCGGCTGTGGCTGTGGTGGCTGTGGTGGCTGTGGTGGCTGCGGCTGTGGCGGCTGTGGCTGTGGCGGCTGCGGTGGCTGCGGCTGTGGTGGCTGTGGCGGCTGCGGCAACTGTTGCTGTACCACCTGTACCTGCCGCCGTGTAGGCTGCTGTTCTGGCTGCTGCCCCTGCTGCTGTGGCTGCTGTGGGGGCTGCTGCAGCCCTACAGTGGTCTGCTGCCGCCGCACCTGCTGCTGTGGTGGCTGTGGCTGTGGCTGTGGCTGTGGCTGTGGCAAGGGCTGTGGCTGTGGTAAGGGCTGCTGCCAGCAGAAGTGCTGTTGCCAACAGAAATGCTGTTGCAAGAAACAATGCTGCTGCTAA